The following are encoded in a window of Candidatus Jidaibacter acanthamoeba genomic DNA:
- the metG gene encoding methionine--tRNA ligase, with product MSVKPKFYITTPIYYVNDIPHIGHAYTSLACDILARFKRLDGFDVMFLTGTDEHGQKIEKSALKAGENLQAFTDKVYVSFKNLSQIMNFSNDDFIRTSEERHKKYVSEIWRRLVDSGNIYLGKYSGWYAVRDEAFYGESELVDGKAPTGADVEWLEEPSYFFKLSAWQDKLLNFYEENPHFIAPTSRRNEVISFVKSGLTDLSVSRTSFKWGIPVPGDEQHVIYVWLDALFNYISALGGENSSYWPCDLHVVGKDILRFHAVYWPAFLMAAGIELPKKVFAHGWWTNEGVKISKSLGNTINPVNLVEEFGLDYVRYFMMKEVPFGNDGNYSRSSFISRVNADLANNIGNLSQRVLSFIYKNCEMKIPSTEALNDNDTEFLSFAYQSLNKVRKEIDQQGINHAIQFIIDLSAKANEYIDREAPWNLRKTDIERMGSVLYTLAEVIRVIAVLLQPIMPDASGKILDTLNVKERSFNTLNKDFALKEGHEIKEPFGVFPRLEG from the coding sequence ATGTCGGTAAAACCTAAATTTTACATTACTACTCCAATTTATTATGTAAATGATATTCCCCATATAGGGCATGCTTACACATCGCTTGCATGTGATATCTTAGCAAGGTTTAAACGGCTGGATGGGTTTGATGTTATGTTCTTGACCGGAACCGATGAGCATGGGCAAAAAATCGAAAAATCTGCATTAAAAGCCGGAGAGAACCTGCAAGCATTTACTGATAAGGTCTATGTAAGCTTTAAAAATCTTTCTCAAATAATGAATTTTTCTAATGATGATTTTATTAGAACCTCCGAGGAAAGGCACAAAAAATATGTATCTGAAATTTGGCGGAGATTAGTTGATAGCGGTAATATTTATTTAGGTAAATATTCAGGATGGTACGCAGTTCGTGACGAAGCTTTTTACGGGGAATCGGAACTGGTTGACGGCAAAGCACCGACCGGCGCTGATGTCGAATGGTTGGAAGAGCCCAGCTATTTCTTTAAATTGTCGGCTTGGCAGGATAAGCTGCTTAATTTCTATGAAGAAAACCCGCATTTTATTGCCCCTACCTCAAGAAGAAATGAGGTGATATCTTTTGTAAAATCAGGTCTTACCGATTTGTCGGTATCGAGAACCTCGTTTAAGTGGGGAATACCGGTTCCGGGCGATGAGCAGCATGTAATTTATGTTTGGCTGGATGCTTTGTTTAATTATATATCAGCACTTGGAGGAGAGAATTCATCTTACTGGCCATGTGATTTACACGTGGTGGGTAAAGATATTTTAAGGTTCCATGCGGTTTATTGGCCGGCATTTTTGATGGCTGCCGGAATTGAGCTCCCGAAAAAAGTTTTCGCGCATGGTTGGTGGACTAACGAAGGGGTTAAAATATCAAAGTCATTAGGTAATACTATTAATCCTGTAAATTTGGTTGAAGAATTCGGCTTAGATTATGTTCGCTACTTTATGATGAAGGAAGTGCCGTTCGGTAATGACGGTAATTACTCAAGATCAAGTTTTATCAGCAGAGTAAATGCGGATCTGGCTAATAATATCGGTAATTTATCGCAAAGGGTGCTCTCTTTTATATATAAAAATTGTGAAATGAAGATCCCTTCTACCGAGGCCCTAAATGATAATGATACTGAATTCTTAAGTTTTGCCTATCAGTCACTTAATAAGGTTAGGAAAGAAATTGATCAACAGGGTATAAACCATGCCATACAATTTATTATAGATTTAAGTGCAAAAGCTAACGAGTATATTGATCGTGAGGCCCCGTGGAACTTAAGAAAAACCGATATTGAGAGAATGGGGTCGGTATTATACACTTTAGCCGAAGTAATCAGGGTGATTGCAGTTTTATTACAACCTATAATGCCTGATGCTTCCGGTAAAATTCTTGATACTCTAAATGTTAAAGAAAGAAGCTTTAATACTTTAAACAAAGACTTCGCTTTGAAAGAAGGCCACGAAATTAAAGAGCCGTTCGGGGTATTCCCGAGGTTAGAAGGTTAA
- the secG gene encoding preprotein translocase subunit SecG codes for MATVLLILQIFIVLALVAVILIQKTGNDGLSGLSGGGHNVLSGRATGNIFSKLTMFLAAAFMINSLALAKLVILERKEAKSIIESIGDEHLVIDRKHSLKAKEAPQAPIAK; via the coding sequence ATGGCAACAGTACTCTTAATCTTACAAATCTTCATCGTTTTAGCGTTGGTCGCAGTTATTTTAATACAAAAAACAGGGAATGACGGGCTTTCAGGTCTATCAGGAGGCGGGCATAACGTTTTATCCGGCCGAGCAACCGGTAATATTTTTTCTAAGTTAACTATGTTTTTAGCTGCGGCATTTATGATAAACAGCTTAGCTTTAGCAAAACTTGTGATATTAGAAAGAAAAGAAGCGAAATCAATAATTGAATCTATCGGAGACGAACATCTGGTGATTGATCGTAAGCATTCCCTTAAAGCTAAGGAAGCGCCGCAAGCACCGATTGCAAAATAA
- a CDS encoding FtsB family cell division protein — protein sequence MSKHQNNKKAANLSIIGLNLIIYLLVIYFIYHSLNGERGIFAYRRLSKELEIKRSTLAYLTTEKFQLENKVRLIAKDKVDLDMLDELARRKLGLAGKNDIMIIIKKD from the coding sequence ATGAGTAAACATCAAAATAACAAAAAGGCCGCCAATTTAAGCATAATCGGGCTTAATCTTATAATATATTTATTAGTTATTTATTTTATTTACCACTCGTTAAACGGGGAACGCGGTATATTTGCATATCGAAGACTTTCTAAGGAACTGGAAATAAAACGGAGTACTCTTGCATACTTAACTACAGAGAAATTTCAACTGGAAAATAAAGTTAGACTTATAGCCAAAGATAAAGTTGATCTTGATATGCTTGATGAACTGGCAAGAAGAAAACTTGGGCTAGCCGGCAAAAATGATATCATGATAATAATTAAGAAGGATTAA